TAATAAAGGAAACCTATGACGTGCAGCCTTCTTATGAATTGCCTCGCGCTACGGTGGAAGAAACGGTGAATTACATGATTAATCTTTTAGATGAGGCTGCTGCTACTCCTCAACTTCCGTGGGACTTAGGTACGGATGACACGAATTGGCAAGGACGCTTTACCAAAGCAGCTGCTATGGGGCTCAAGTGTAAGATTCTTTTGTTTGCAGCCAGCCCATTGTTTAATGACAATGTCCCCTATTGTACGGAGCCGCCGCAAGATGCTGTGACTAATCATCAGGTGTGGTATGGTGCTTACAAACCGGAGTTATGGGACCAGTGTTTGCAGGCTTGTGTTGATTTCTTTACAGAACTTCAATCAAGAGGGTATTATGAACTGACACAGGCAACGGAAGCTACGGCAAAAGGTTACAGAGATGCGTATAATAAGGCCTATTTTACCCGTGAGAATAATAAAGAACTGTTGATTTCTACGCATATTTCCCGTTTCGGTAAATTTAATTCATGGGATGAATGGCAGTATATTTTTGTCAATAGCGGAAATGGTACAGTTATTACGGGTGGATTGACCCCCACACTGGAATTTATGGAGATGTTTCCAATGAGTAATGGCGAACCTTTCCAGTTGAATACTGCTACAGACTTGTTTTATACGGATAATGATTACAATAAACCGATTCGTGACCCACGGTTGTATGAAACGATGCTGGTGAATGGAACACAGTTTGGAGATCATGCTGCCGAATTATGGATTGGAGGACGTGACAATATTAATGATACAGAGAAAGAGACAGGCAAATATGCTACCGGATTCGGATGTTACAAGTTCTATAAGGAAGGTGTCAATTCTCTGAAAGATAAATATCTGCAATGGCCATATCTGCGTCTGGCAGAAATGTATCTGATTTATGCGGAGGCTTTGCTTAAATCGAAGAATGATCTGCCAGGTGCTATTGAGCAAGTAAATAAAGTACGTGCCCGTGTTGGTTTAGGAGACTTGGCGGTTTGCAATCCCGGCAAGAATCTGACGACTGACGCTGATGCCTTGCTGGAAGAGATCCTCAGAGAACGTGCTTGCGAATTAGGCTTGGAAGATGTACGTCTGTTTGACATGACACGATATAAAAGAGAAGATCTTTTTAGAAAACAACTCCATGGATTGAAGATTTATAGAAATGATGGGGGAGGAAATACGCCTTGGTCCGGAAGTACCGGAAACAGCAGTATTTATCCTAAACCAACGAAATTCACTCATGAAGCGTTTCCGCTAGTGAATCCTTCCCGTGCATGGTGGAGTAATTTTAGTCCGAAGTGGTATTTGTCAGCATTCCCACCGTCAGAGGTGAACAAGAAATACGGATTGACTCAAAATCCTGGTTGGAATTAATGTGGAATAACTACGATTAATCATAGAATAAAATGAAAAAATATAAGATACTAGCTTTAGCGATATTCGCTTGCGTCACCTTGAACGGCTGGGCACAAAGTGAAGATAATGTAACCGGAAGAGTTCTTGATGAAAAAGGGAAGCCGGTAGCGGGAGCCTTGGTTTCGGTTGAAGAGAACCCATTGGTGCGGGTGGCTACAGATAAAAATGGACGTTTTGAAATCACTGCTGTGAAAGGAAGCCGTTTGAAAGTACAGACTGGTGATGATGCAATGAAGGTGGTGAAAATAGAAAACGGTTCGGAATTGACGGTTGTCATGGATTACTCTTCAGAGAAAGTAAATTACGGATTTGGATTGCAGCAAACGAATGCGGAGTCTACTGGTGCCGTATCTACTGTATATGCAGAGAATATAGATAAAAGTTCGGCTTTTTCAATCGGAAATTCATTATATGGCAATGTGCTGGGACTGACTACCATGCAAAGTACCGGTGTGGTATGGGAGCAGATGCCGTCGATGTATATTCGCGGCCTGAAGACACTGAATGGTAATAATGGCATCTTGTTGGTCGTGGACGGACTTGAACGGGATAATAACTGGCAGGCTTTAAAATATATTACTCCGGAAGAAGTGGAATCTGTTAGTGTACTTCGTGATGCGGCCGCGTTGGCTCTCTATGGCTATAGGGGAGTGAATGGCGTAGTCAATATTGTGACAAAACGTGGTAAATACGATACTCGTGAGATTAATTTTTCTTATGACCATGCTTTCAATTATATGACGCGCAAGCCGGAATTGGCGGATGCCTATACGTATGCTTCTGCCTTAAATGAAGCATTGACAAATGATGGCAAGCAGGTGCGATATTCGCAAAATGAATTGAATGCGTTTAAGAATGGCACTTCTCCTTATCTTTATCCGAATGTAAACTGGTGGGAAGAAGTTTTTCGTGATCGTGGGGCGTCAGATATCGCAACATTAAGTTTTCGCGGCGGATCTACCAAGATGCGTTATTATACAATGATGAATTTGCAGAATAACCGTGGATTTATCAAAAACTTTGATACGAATGCTGACTATTCCACTCAGGAAAAGTATTCAAAAGCTAACTTCCGTACCAATCTGGATATTGATTTGTCACCGAAAACAAAGATGCAGGCCAATATCATGGGGATTTTGAATGAATTCAGTCGTCCGGGTATGGGCAGCGATAATTTGATAAGCAAACTGTATCAATTACCTTCAGCGGCTTTCCCTATCCGTACGAAAAGTGGTTTGTGGGGAGGAAATACTACTTGGGGTGAGAACTGGAATCCGGTAGCGTTGACTGAAGGGCGCGCATACTCAAAAGGACATACTCGTGGATTATATGCTGATATGTCTTTACGGCAGGATTTGTCTTCTTTAACCAAGGGGTTAGGAGCTTCTGTCCGTATAGGATATGACAATCTCGCTTCTTACTGGGAGAATCACACAAAAGGATATAAATATGGTATGGCATCGGTCGCTTCCTGGGAAAACGGATTGCCGATAGCTGGTGAGGAAATAACGGGAGGAAAAGATACGGAAATGTCGGGTGACAGCAAACTTGACTGGCAATATCGCGCCTTTAACTTCCAAATGAATGTCGATTGGCAACGTCAGTTTGGTGTACACAGTCTGTATTCCATGTTGCTTTATACCTATAAATATGATAATGCTAAAGGAATCAATAATACGTTCTACCGTCAGAATGCGGGTTGGTATACTCATTATGGCTTTAAGAACCGTTATTTTGCAGATTTTACATTGATGGCTTCTGCCTCCAACTTATTGGCGCCCGATCATCGCTGGAATGTATCTCCTACAGTTGGGCTGGCATGGCTTATTTCTAATGAGAAGTTTATGCAAAGCCAGAATGTGGTGGATTTCCTGAAACTGCGGGCTTCCTTCGGTATGTTGAATACGGATAATATTCCCGGTAACGGCTATTGGAATGAGACGGTAGGTGGCGGTAATGGCTATCCGATAAATAATAATTTCGGTGGTGACGGAGGCTGGCATGAAGGTCGTCTGGCATCTGTTAACGGAACCACAGAAAAAGCTTATAAGTATAATGCGGGTGTGGATGCTACCTTGTTCAAGGGATTGACTTTGACAGTGGATGGCTTTTATGAAAGACGTTCTGATATTTGGGTCAGTTCAGACGGACAGAACTCGGCGGTGTTGGGTGCATCCGGTTCTTATGTAAATGCGGGTATCGTAGATAGTTGGGGCACGGAAATCGGCGCCAATTACTATAAGAAGATGGGTAATGTGGAATTAAATTTGGGAGGAACGTTCACTTACAATCGAAGTAAAATTATAGAAATGCTAGAAGAACCGGCAGCTTACGACTATACGCGCTCTACGGGCAATCCGGTAGGACAAATCTTTGGATTGCAGGCTATTGGATATTTTGTAGATCAGGCAGATATAGATAATAGCTTGCCACAGCAGTTTGGACCGGTAAAGGCCGGAGATATTAAGTACAAGGACATGAATGGTGATAAAGTAATTAATTCGGATGATAGAGTAGCTATGGGATACAATAGTACATGTCCTGAAATTTATTATTCGTTCAGTCTTGGTTTGGAATGGAAGGGATTAGGTTTTAGTGCACAATTCCAAGGAGTGGGAAATTATACGGCAATCTTGTCGGGAACTTACTATCGTCCATTGGTGGATAATACGACAATTTCTAATTATGTTTACCGGAATCGTTGGACACCGGAAACTCCGAACGCTCGTTTCCCAAGGTTGACGACGGAAACTGTTGACAACAATCTGCAGACAAGCTCTTTATGGTTGGCAGATCGTTCTTTTTTGAAGTTGCGTAATTGTGAGGTGTACTACAA
The nucleotide sequence above comes from Bacteroides caccae. Encoded proteins:
- a CDS encoding RagB/SusD family nutrient uptake outer membrane protein → MNNMMKHLSKWFIATLAGVALFSSSCVDQVKFGDSFLEKAPGVAVTQDTIFGKATYARAFLWNTYSKLYYALPVYWNTVEGKMNTGIFEMMSDCWHSHTDWNGINRKYYSGSYKAGDEDSSDDTRFGYTKENCWEAIRAALLFVENVERVPDMEDAEKKRLAAEAKVIVASRYFDLFRHFGGLPLIKETYDVQPSYELPRATVEETVNYMINLLDEAAATPQLPWDLGTDDTNWQGRFTKAAAMGLKCKILLFAASPLFNDNVPYCTEPPQDAVTNHQVWYGAYKPELWDQCLQACVDFFTELQSRGYYELTQATEATAKGYRDAYNKAYFTRENNKELLISTHISRFGKFNSWDEWQYIFVNSGNGTVITGGLTPTLEFMEMFPMSNGEPFQLNTATDLFYTDNDYNKPIRDPRLYETMLVNGTQFGDHAAELWIGGRDNINDTEKETGKYATGFGCYKFYKEGVNSLKDKYLQWPYLRLAEMYLIYAEALLKSKNDLPGAIEQVNKVRARVGLGDLAVCNPGKNLTTDADALLEEILRERACELGLEDVRLFDMTRYKREDLFRKQLHGLKIYRNDGGGNTPWSGSTGNSSIYPKPTKFTHEAFPLVNPSRAWWSNFSPKWYLSAFPPSEVNKKYGLTQNPGWN
- a CDS encoding SusC/RagA family TonB-linked outer membrane protein, producing the protein MKKYKILALAIFACVTLNGWAQSEDNVTGRVLDEKGKPVAGALVSVEENPLVRVATDKNGRFEITAVKGSRLKVQTGDDAMKVVKIENGSELTVVMDYSSEKVNYGFGLQQTNAESTGAVSTVYAENIDKSSAFSIGNSLYGNVLGLTTMQSTGVVWEQMPSMYIRGLKTLNGNNGILLVVDGLERDNNWQALKYITPEEVESVSVLRDAAALALYGYRGVNGVVNIVTKRGKYDTREINFSYDHAFNYMTRKPELADAYTYASALNEALTNDGKQVRYSQNELNAFKNGTSPYLYPNVNWWEEVFRDRGASDIATLSFRGGSTKMRYYTMMNLQNNRGFIKNFDTNADYSTQEKYSKANFRTNLDIDLSPKTKMQANIMGILNEFSRPGMGSDNLISKLYQLPSAAFPIRTKSGLWGGNTTWGENWNPVALTEGRAYSKGHTRGLYADMSLRQDLSSLTKGLGASVRIGYDNLASYWENHTKGYKYGMASVASWENGLPIAGEEITGGKDTEMSGDSKLDWQYRAFNFQMNVDWQRQFGVHSLYSMLLYTYKYDNAKGINNTFYRQNAGWYTHYGFKNRYFADFTLMASASNLLAPDHRWNVSPTVGLAWLISNEKFMQSQNVVDFLKLRASFGMLNTDNIPGNGYWNETVGGGNGYPINNNFGGDGGWHEGRLASVNGTTEKAYKYNAGVDATLFKGLTLTVDGFYERRSDIWVSSDGQNSAVLGASGSYVNAGIVDSWGTEIGANYYKKMGNVELNLGGTFTYNRSKIIEMLEEPAAYDYTRSTGNPVGQIFGLQAIGYFVDQADIDNSLPQQFGPVKAGDIKYKDMNGDKVINSDDRVAMGYNSTCPEIYYSFSLGLEWKGLGFSAQFQGVGNYTAILSGTYYRPLVDNTTISNYVYRNRWTPETPNARFPRLTTETVDNNLQTSSLWLADRSFLKLRNCEVYYKLPSSWLNRFWVKNAKVYVRGVDLLCFDSIDQLDPEAMNSSYPATRSIHVGLSVGF